A genomic segment from Bradyrhizobium sp. ISRA430 encodes:
- a CDS encoding TetR/AcrR family transcriptional regulator, whose amino-acid sequence MRPREFDHDDVLRIAFDQFWRKGVRGTSLSDIARDAGVQRGSLYNAFGSKEALFLRAYERYAGDYLGAVQAALGTGSLRKRLTAFFDLTITNFQSGTPPRGCPTTRGLMELGSVEGEGLDEEARRTFADLVTRITGLVEDALSAGAKRGEFSGAPEAAALHIVTVTRGLAVLERAFGDEAQLRKIAAHTIDLVLGATKR is encoded by the coding sequence TTGAGGCCACGCGAGTTCGACCACGACGATGTCCTGCGCATCGCCTTCGATCAGTTCTGGCGTAAGGGCGTGCGCGGCACGTCGCTATCGGACATCGCGCGCGATGCCGGCGTTCAGCGCGGCAGTCTCTACAATGCCTTCGGCAGCAAGGAAGCGCTGTTCCTGCGGGCTTACGAGCGCTACGCAGGCGATTACCTTGGCGCCGTCCAGGCGGCGCTCGGGACCGGCAGCTTGCGAAAACGCCTCACGGCTTTCTTCGATTTGACCATCACCAACTTCCAGTCCGGGACACCGCCGCGGGGATGCCCGACCACGCGCGGACTGATGGAGCTTGGCTCGGTCGAAGGCGAGGGACTGGACGAGGAGGCGCGCCGGACCTTTGCGGATCTGGTGACGCGCATCACTGGACTGGTTGAGGACGCGCTGTCGGCCGGCGCCAAGCGCGGTGAGTTCAGCGGTGCGCCCGAGGCTGCAGCATTGCATATCGTCACCGTGACGCGAGGCCTTGCTGTGCTCGAACGTGCCTTCGGCGACGAAGCCCAGCTTCGCAAGATAGCCGCCCACACCATCGATCTCGTTCTCGGTGCGACCAAGCGCTAG